Proteins from a genomic interval of Terriglobia bacterium:
- a CDS encoding tetratricopeptide repeat protein, whose amino-acid sequence MACIFLGSVGLLAQDKAALEAQWQNSFRQGVAAYERGDYAQAEQSLNSAVEVAKKIGNEEHIAMSLYKLTGVYRELGKYTQGEDAAKQSLSIAERLHAPGRVVASILSELGTLCMYHGLFSDAEAAYVRALRIRESDPATTDRELAVSLNDLGSFYRRTERPRPAVPLLERAAKLSEKAGGAESADFASTLENLAIAYRHTGQQQMAEPLYARVLAIRENLYGPNHPRVGLSLDNMAVFYASEGKYKEAEQYSRRSVEIFEKAPLGPDHPDLVKALENRAEILKHLGQKAEAAVLRDRAQQMRARHSQANPQH is encoded by the coding sequence TTGGCCTGCATCTTCTTGGGTTCCGTTGGTCTCCTCGCCCAAGACAAAGCTGCGTTGGAGGCGCAGTGGCAGAACTCATTCCGTCAGGGTGTAGCGGCTTATGAACGCGGAGACTACGCGCAAGCCGAGCAATCCCTCAATTCTGCGGTTGAGGTAGCAAAGAAGATCGGCAATGAGGAACACATTGCCATGTCGCTCTACAAGCTCACTGGCGTTTACCGGGAGCTGGGCAAATACACGCAAGGCGAGGACGCAGCGAAGCAGTCTTTGAGCATCGCGGAACGGCTGCACGCACCGGGACGTGTTGTGGCATCTATCTTGAGCGAATTAGGGACTCTATGTATGTATCACGGGCTATTCTCAGACGCAGAAGCTGCATACGTCCGCGCCTTACGAATCCGCGAATCCGATCCTGCTACAACCGACCGCGAGCTGGCTGTGAGCCTGAATGATCTTGGAAGCTTCTACCGCAGGACTGAGCGGCCAAGACCGGCGGTTCCGTTGCTGGAGCGCGCAGCTAAGTTGTCCGAGAAAGCCGGCGGAGCAGAATCGGCTGATTTCGCCAGCACACTGGAGAATTTGGCAATTGCATACCGACACACCGGTCAGCAGCAAATGGCGGAGCCTCTCTATGCCCGCGTGTTGGCAATACGCGAGAACTTGTACGGTCCCAATCACCCCCGTGTAGGGCTATCGTTGGACAACATGGCGGTTTTCTACGCCAGCGAGGGCAAGTACAAAGAAGCGGAGCAATATTCCCGGCGCTCCGTGGAAATTTTCGAGAAAGCGCCCCTTGGGCCCGACCATCCTGACCTTGTGAAAGCGTTGGAGAATCGGGCGGAGATCTTGAAGCATCTTGGACAAAAGGCAGAAGCCGCAGTTTTACGCGACCGGGCCCAGCAAATGCGGGCGCGCCATTCCCAAGCAAACCCACAGCACTAA
- a CDS encoding ABC transporter permease subunit produces the protein MMSRVAAISFNTFREAVRDRVLYNLIFFALLLVASALLFGQISIGIERMVLINLGLTAVSIFGIVIAIFIGIGLVSKEIDKRTLYTVLARPVRRWEFILGKFFGLVGTLVVNTFFMAIGFFAALLYLVHHFQRADGYLLVALYFIVLQFVIVTAVALLFSSFSSPLLSAVFAFALFIIGTFAEDLRAFAALAHGPAGWIATAAAYLVPNFSALNVISSVAHGEPVARTLIAYNTGYAVLYATAAISAAALIFERRNLK, from the coding sequence ATGATGAGTCGCGTCGCCGCCATTTCGTTCAACACGTTTAGAGAGGCGGTGCGCGACCGCGTCCTCTATAACCTCATCTTCTTTGCCCTGCTGCTGGTCGCCTCGGCGCTGCTGTTCGGCCAGATCTCGATCGGCATCGAGCGCATGGTGCTGATCAATCTCGGCCTGACCGCCGTTTCCATCTTCGGCATCGTCATCGCCATCTTCATCGGGATCGGCCTGGTCTCGAAAGAAATTGACAAGCGCACGCTCTACACCGTGCTGGCACGCCCGGTGCGCCGCTGGGAATTTATTCTCGGCAAGTTTTTCGGCCTGGTGGGCACGCTGGTGGTCAACACGTTTTTCATGGCGATCGGCTTCTTCGCCGCGCTGCTTTACCTTGTCCATCACTTCCAGCGCGCTGACGGCTACCTGCTGGTGGCGCTCTACTTCATCGTCCTGCAGTTCGTAATCGTCACCGCAGTCGCGCTGCTGTTTTCGTCATTCTCCTCGCCGCTGCTTTCGGCTGTCTTCGCCTTCGCCCTGTTCATCATTGGAACTTTCGCCGAAGACCTGCGGGCGTTTGCCGCGCTCGCCCACGGCCCCGCCGGCTGGATCGCCACCGCCGCGGCCTATCTGGTGCCGAACTTTTCCGCCCTCAACGTCATCTCTTCCGTCGCTCACGGCGAGCCGGTGGCGCGCACCCTGATCGCGTACAACACCGGCTACGCTGTGCTCTACGCTACCGCCGCGATTTCCGCCGCAGCTCTCATATTCGAGCGCAGGAATTTGAAATGA
- the lolA gene encoding outer membrane lipoprotein chaperone LolA, giving the protein MRFLLRAVIVLTLTATALAQADVHKIADAVDRRYNNLQSLESQFTETYRGAGMARNESGTLWLKRPGKMRWDYREPRPKLFISDGKTAWFYVPGDQQVRKAAVKKLDDLRSPLRYLLGKTKLEKEFTGLSLAPDAKPLDPGDIVLRGVPKGMEDRVSQVLLEITPDSQIRAITIDEADGSTTQFRLSEQKQNVQLSDSRFRFTPPPGVETVETTEISQ; this is encoded by the coding sequence ATGAGGTTTCTGCTTCGCGCCGTAATCGTTCTTACGCTCACTGCGACCGCTCTCGCCCAGGCCGACGTCCACAAGATCGCCGATGCCGTGGACCGCCGCTACAACAACCTGCAATCGCTGGAATCGCAATTCACCGAGACTTATCGCGGCGCCGGCATGGCGCGCAACGAATCAGGCACGCTCTGGCTCAAGCGCCCCGGCAAAATGCGCTGGGACTATCGCGAGCCCCGCCCCAAACTGTTCATTTCCGACGGCAAGACCGCATGGTTCTACGTTCCCGGAGACCAGCAGGTGCGGAAAGCTGCGGTCAAGAAACTCGACGACCTGCGCTCTCCCCTCCGCTACCTGCTCGGCAAGACGAAACTTGAAAAGGAATTCACCGGACTGTCGCTGGCGCCCGACGCCAAGCCGCTCGACCCCGGTGACATCGTCTTGCGCGGAGTACCCAAAGGCATGGAAGACCGGGTCAGCCAGGTCCTGCTGGAGATCACCCCCGACTCCCAGATCCGCGCCATCACCATCGACGAGGCCGATGGCTCCACCACCCAGTTCCGCCTTTCCGAGCAGAAGCAGAACGTCCAACTCTCCGACAGCCGTTTCCGCTTCACCCCGCCTCCCGGCGTGGAGACGGTGGAAACCACAGAAATCTCGCAGTGA
- a CDS encoding ABC transporter ATP-binding protein — translation MNAIETYALEKTYLAGFWRKRPKTALKPLTLTVPDGEVFGYLGPNGAGKTTTLKLLMGLIFPSGGSAKVLGADWRDPRVKAQIGFLPEQPYFYDYLTANELLDYYAQLSSVDARERRRRIPAVLSRVGLAESGHTQLRKFSKGMLQRVGIAQAIIHDPKLVFLDEPMSGLDPVGRREVRDLIQSLKDEGKTVFFSTHILSDAEALCDRVAVLHKGELRGVGVVQDLLARFSGKVEIIWDGHAAMPAVQALGSECHSTGDSIRAVLPQEQLDTAIDAIRRARGRLMSVTPVRASLEDYFLEQLSDSTTVEVAR, via the coding sequence ATGAACGCCATCGAGACCTACGCGCTGGAGAAAACTTATCTCGCCGGCTTCTGGCGCAAGCGTCCCAAAACCGCCCTGAAGCCGCTGACTCTTACCGTCCCCGACGGCGAAGTCTTCGGCTACCTTGGTCCCAATGGCGCCGGCAAGACCACCACGCTCAAGCTCCTAATGGGCCTGATTTTTCCTAGCGGCGGCTCGGCCAAGGTCCTGGGCGCCGACTGGCGCGACCCGCGGGTGAAGGCGCAGATTGGTTTCCTGCCCGAGCAGCCGTATTTTTACGATTACCTGACCGCCAACGAACTTCTCGACTACTACGCCCAGCTCTCCAGTGTCGATGCCCGCGAACGCCGCCGCCGCATTCCCGCCGTCCTCTCGCGTGTCGGCCTGGCTGAATCCGGGCACACGCAGCTGCGAAAATTTTCCAAGGGTATGTTGCAGCGCGTCGGGATAGCGCAGGCGATCATTCACGATCCCAAGCTGGTCTTTCTCGACGAGCCCATGTCGGGCCTGGATCCGGTCGGCCGCCGCGAGGTCCGCGACCTTATCCAGTCGCTCAAAGACGAGGGCAAAACCGTATTCTTCTCTACCCACATCCTCTCCGACGCCGAGGCTTTGTGCGACCGCGTCGCCGTGCTGCACAAGGGCGAACTGCGCGGCGTGGGCGTGGTGCAGGACTTGCTGGCCCGCTTCAGCGGCAAAGTCGAGATCATCTGGGATGGGCATGCGGCCATGCCCGCGGTCCAGGCGCTGGGCTCCGAATGTCACTCGACCGGCGACAGCATCCGCGCCGTCCTGCCGCAGGAGCAACTCGACACCGCCATTGACGCCATCCGCCGCGCACGCGGACGGCTGATGTCGGTGACGCCGGTCCGCGCCTCGCTGGAGGACTACTTCCTGGAACAGCTTTCGGATAGCACGACGGTGGAGGTAGCACGATGA